The following proteins come from a genomic window of Dreissena polymorpha isolate Duluth1 chromosome 1, UMN_Dpol_1.0, whole genome shotgun sequence:
- the LOC127876396 gene encoding serine, glycine and glutamine-rich protein-like yields the protein MVPIDYDVGGGATASEAASNDDDKVDYNHVAHDVDDDYEDIHDDDDDDVSVDDASGMSSSSGNGLSLSGSGHGASAGIDSWGSCSGTGGSGGSGGINPMFPVVSGSGNGDCMGPFCMGARNGGSGGARSGGGMMGGPRGLRGKYWRPFLLLLLAGHEIRHRLSNFDVIEPRFAAGRGISGELIYACLACQTNTIEQSSDIGDQQTAQLGAGDSGLEVGYTAGRGLLT from the exons ATGGTGCCGATTGATTATGATGTAGGTGGTGGTGCTACTGCTTCTGAGGCTGcttctaatgatgatgataaggttgATTATAACCATGTTGCTCATGATGTTGACGATGATTATGAAGATatccatgatgatgatgatgatgatgtgtcgGTTGATGATG CATCCGGTATGAGCTCTTCAAGCGGAAACGGGCTCTCATTATCCGGGAGCGGTCACGGCGCAAGTGCTGGAATAGACTCTTGGGGATCTTGTTCAGGAACCGGAGGCAGTGGCGGGAGTG GCGGCATCAACCCGATGTTTCCGGTAGTTAGTGGAAGCGGTAATGGCGACTGCATGGGCCCGTTCTGTATGGGCGCCAGAAATGGCGGCAGTGGAGGAGCCAGAAGTGGCGGTGGGATGATGGGCGGACCCAGGGGACTGAGAGGTAAATATTGGCGTCCGTTCCTGTTGTTATTGCTGGCCGGACACGAAATTCGCCATAGGTTGTCAAACTTTGACGTCATCGAGCCACGCTTTGCAGCTGGGAGAGGCATCTCCGGGGAACTAATATACGCATGTCTG GCTTGCCAGACTAACACTATCGAGCAGTCGAGTGACATTGGCGACCAGCAGACGGCGCAGTTAGGCGCGGGAGATTCCGGTCTGGAAGTTGGATACACGGCGGGTCGCGGACTGCTCACGTAA